A DNA window from Hevea brasiliensis isolate MT/VB/25A 57/8 chromosome 2, ASM3005281v1, whole genome shotgun sequence contains the following coding sequences:
- the LOC110635806 gene encoding nitrate regulatory gene2 protein, producing the protein MGCTASKLDNEDTVRRCKERRRLMKEAVCARHHLAAAHADYCRSLRIAGSALCSFASGEPLAVSEQTPAVFLHSSNPPPSSTNSIPPRVAPSPSPSLHPPPPPPAFSPSPSPTIASSKLPHILSASSLNSASNRRRKPPKLPHILSESSLPLSPRSQKSNFTENFEYPTAYQANSTYSSTPSQASSVWNWENFYPPSPPDSEFFDQKAQNQNQNHQHRQQHHLDTDDVQDEETETETETKRSEYDFFQLQNKKHNYHHINGNTNNKQHSTVDEETEREEVQCSEWGDHDHYSTTSSSEEGEEDEDRESRSEIGTRSNFGSSVRAESMKQQPVYGNTTKSDEAGSSASFRTGEFSDMKLVVRHKDLREIVEAIKENFDKAAAAGDQVSEMLEISRAQLDRSFRQLKKTVYHSTSMLSNLSSSWTSKPPLAVKYRLDACSLNEPGGPRSLCSTVERLLAWEKKLYEEVKAREGVKIEHEKKLSTLQSQEYKGDDDAKLDKTKASIKRLQSLIVVTSQAVSTTSTAIIGLRDTDLVPQLVELCHGFMYMWKSMHQYHEVQNNIVQQVRGLVNRSANGDSTSELHRQATRDLESAVSAWHSSFCHLIKFQRDFIQSVHGWFKLTLVPVSNDNANGNVEHSDAYAFCDEWKLALDRVPDTVASEAIKSFINVVHVISVKQTEELKIKKRTESVSKELEKKASSLRNIERKFYHSYSVVGIGLPDTGSNNGQVLDARDPLAEKKSELAACQRRVEDEMLRHAKAVQVTRAMTLNNLQTGLPGVFQALTSFSSLFMEALELVCNHSYAIK; encoded by the exons ATGGGCTGTACAGCGTCAAAGCTAGATAACGAGGACACCGTCAGGCGGTGCAAGGAGCGGCGCCGCCTCATGAAGGAAGCAGTCTGTGCGCGCCACCACCTCGCAGCTGCTCACGCCGATTATTGCCGTTCGCTTCGCATTGCTGGCTCAGCTCTTTGCTCCTTCGCTTCTGGCGAACCACTTGCCGTCTCCGAGCAAACTCCTGCCGTTTTCCTCCACTCTTCAAACCCCCCTCCTTCTTCTACTAATTCTATACCTCCACGTGTTGCTCCATCTCCATCCCCTTCTCTCCACCCACCTCCACCGCCGCCTGCGTTTTCCCCTTCCCCTTCTCCTACAATTGCAAGTTCTAAGCTGCCCCATATCCTCTCCGCTTCAAGCCTTAACTCTGCTTCCAATCGCCGCCGCAAACCTCCGAAGCTCCCTCACATACTTTCTGAATCGAGCCTTCCTTTGTCTCCTCGGAGTCAGAAATCCAATTTCACCGAAAATTTTGAATATCCCACAGCTTACCAAGCAAATTCAACGTACTCGAGTACACCATCACAAGCCTCCTCTGTTTGGAACTGGGAGAATTTCTACCCTCCCTCGCCTCCAGACTCCGAATTCTTCGATCAGAAAGCCCAAAATCAAAACCAAAATCACCAACATCGCCAGCAACACCACTTAGACACTGATGACGTACAAGACGAAGAAACCGAGACTGAGACTGAAACCAAGAGATCGGAGTACGATTTTTTTCAATTGCAAAACAAGAAGCACAACTACCACCATATCAACGGCAATACCAATAACAAGCAGCACAGTACCGTCGACGAGGAAACAGAGAGGGAGGAGGTTCAGTGCAGCGAGTGGGGAGATCATGATCATTATAGTACAACGAGCTCATCGGAAGAAGGGGAGGAGGATGAAGATAGAGAGTCCAGATCCGAGATCGGGACCCGGTCTAATTTCGGGTCATCGGTGCGGGCGGAGTCAATGAAGCAGCAACCAGTTTATGGGAATACGACTAAGTCAGATGAGGCCGGGTCATCGGCGAGTTTCAGGACTGGAGAGTTCTCTGATATGAAGCTGGTTGTGAGGCATAAGGATTTAAGAGAGATCGTGGAGGCTATTAAGGAGAATTTCGACAAGGCTGCAGCGGCGGGAGACCAGGTCTCGGAGATGCTCGAGATCAGCAGGGCTCAGCTCGATAGGAGTTTCCGGCAATTGAAGA AGACGGTGTACCATTCTACTAGTATGTTGAGCAACCTAAGCTCGAGTTGGACCTCAAAACCGCCATTGGCCGTTAAGTACCGGCTCGACGCCTGTTCGCTCAACGAACCGGGTGGCCCCAGAAGCCTTTGCTCCACCGTGGAACGGCTGTTGGCTTGGGAGAAGAAACTCTACGAGGAAGtgaag GCTAGAGAAGGTGTAAAGATTGAGCATGAGAAGAAGCTGTCAACCCTACAGAGTCAAGAGTACAAGGGAGATGATGATGCAAAACTAGACAAGACCAAGGCTTCAATAAAGAGGTTGCAGTCTCTAATTGTTGTCACATCCCAGGCTGTTTCCACCACTTCAACGGCCATCATTGGTCTTAGGGACACTGATCTTGTCCCTCAGCTGGTTGAACTGTGTCATGG ATTCATGTACATGTGGAAATCAATGCACCAGTACCATGAAGTTCAGAACAACATTGTTCAACAAGTCCGTGGCCTTGTGAACCGATCAGCCAATGGTGACTCAACATCTGAACTGCACAGACAGGCAACTCGTGATCTtgagtcagctgtctctgcctggCACTCCAGTTTCTGCCACCTAATAAAGTTCCAGCGGGACTTTATACAATCTGTCCATGGTTGGTTCAAGCTCACCCTTGTTCCTGTGAGCAATGACAATGCAAATGGTAATGTGGAACACTCCGATGCATATGCATTCTGTGATGAGTGGAAGCTTGCTCTTGACCGTGTGCCAGATACAGTTGCTTCTGAAGCCATCAAGAGCTTTATCAATGTTGTTCACGTGATCTCtgtaaaacagactgaggagcttaaaattaaaaaaagaactgAAAGTGTATCAAAAGAGCTGGAGAAGAAGGCTTCTTCTCTTCGGAACATTGAAAGGAAGTTCTATCACTCATACTCCGTGGTTGGCATTGGGCTTCCTGATACTGGATCTAATAACGGGCAGGTATTGGATGCTCGGGATCCGCTGGCTGAGAAGAAATCTGAGCTTGCAGCCTGCCAGAGGCGGGTGGAAGATGAGATGCTGAGACATGCCAAGGCAGTGCAAGTGACAAGAGCTATGACTCTGAATAATCTTCAGACAGGCTTGCCTGGGGTTTTCCAGGCATTGACCAGCTTTTCTTCCTTATTTATGGAGGCACTCGAATTGGTATGCAACCATTCCTATGCCATCAAATAG